One Rhinolophus ferrumequinum isolate MPI-CBG mRhiFer1 chromosome 10, mRhiFer1_v1.p, whole genome shotgun sequence genomic window, TGAAAATAGAGAAGATCGTCTGGCTGTACCCTTAAGGACAATCAGTCTGAGCCTCACGACCAGATAACGAGCTCCCACTGTCACCTGCACTCAGACCAATAATTCTTCACAATCCAGATCCCACTGCCCACTAGGAATATGCGTCTGCTTTCTCCTCGGTCTACATCTACTTGACCACGAACGCTCTGCCACCCCCtatttgcccaaagtcaaacaACTGAACTCAAATGACCCTGCCTCCAGGAACTAGCCGATCTCATTGCTGCAACCTGTGCTGAAGTACAGATCAGCCCCCTTGCTCCAGCCAGGCTTCCAGAACTCTATACTCTGTTGCCTCTCCAAGTCCTCAACTGTCTGGAGAGGGAAAGGATTCAAAGAGTGCCTCCTCACATGGCAGGGTCACTATCTCAGAGAATATTAAAGAAGATTTCCATTGGAGTGCaaaatggagggaggagggacagagatggtGAATGAGTGGGACCCAgccaggaagaaagggaaaagctgGAGCTGAGGAAGAACTCCAGAAAAGAAGTGGCAGCTTCACCCTCCATCAGAGGTGAGGCAGTGATCACAACCATTTCCAGAGAGAACAGCCAACTTTCATCTAGTTCCTGACCGCTCAGGATTTGGTGATACAAGCCAAATCCTATTTAAGCAGAATATGAATTGCTTTAAAGAATATTGGTGGGATTACACCAAACAAAAAAGCCTCTGCATagcaaatgaacaacaaaatgaaaagacaacctacagatgggagaaaatatttgcaagccatgTATTTGATAAAGGGTTAATGTTCAAAATGTATAAGAAGACCtcttataactcaatagcaaaaaaaaaattttttttgattaaaaaataggcgAAGGAACTggaagacatttctccaaagaaaacacacaaatggccaacagacatatgaaaagatgctcaacagcactaatcaccagggaaatgcaaattcaaaccacaagGAGACATCGCCTCACACGTTAaagtggctattatcaaaaacaaaacaaaacaaagcaaaacataacaagggttggttggtgaagatgtggagaaaagggaactcttgtacactgtcggtgggaatgtaaattggtgcagccactatggaaaacggtatggaagTGTCtccaaacattaaaaacagaacttccttatgatccagcaattccatttctgtgtatatactcaaaggaattgaaatcagtatctcaaattGATATCTGTACTTCCATGTGCATTGCAGCATCATTCTCAAtaaccaagatacagaagcaacatGAACAACCATGACAccatgactggataaagaaaatgtggtatatgtatacagtggaacattattcagctttaaaaaaaaaaaaaggaaatcctaccatttgcaacatgaacctgaagacattatgctacgtgaaataagccagacacagaaagacaaatactacatgataccACTTATATGAGGAACCAAATAtaaccaaactcatagaagcagagaatagaatgcCGGTGGCCGGAGGCTTGGCGGGAGGGGGTAACAGGGAGGTATTAGTCAAAAGGTACAGGTTTCAGATGAATAAGTCCTGGGGATCTACCGTACAGCGTCGAgcctatagttaatactgtattatatacttatagATTTATAGATTTGCTAAGAGGTTAAATcttatgttaaatgttcttatcacAAAATAACTAATAGTAACAATAAATAAAGAGGATGGGGTGAAATCTTTGGAAGGGATGGCtatgtttatggcatagattatggtgatggtttcacaggtgtgtacttatctccaaactcattaAGTTGTATagtatattaaatatgtacaacttTTTATATGTTAGTTATACAATAGTTTTGAAAACTATTGGGAAGCACATAAAAGCTGTAGAGAGAACAGAGAACCAAGCTTGGTGGACAGTAACCAGAAACAATGTTCAGAACCATGCCACAGACCTGGCTGGCATGCAACATGCGCTGCTGTGGTGGGCAGTGCTCGCACCAAGACGCTGGGCCCGGGGTGCTGCTACCAGAAACAAGTGCATCTTCACTGCTGCAACTTCCCATCAGCAGAAAAAGGCTTTACATGTCCCTGCTTCTTTGCAACCTCATCTTTGACTCAAAATCTGGAGCCGATGTATTGATTGGCATACCCAAAACTCTTTGCCCATGGCCTGGCTGCAAGAGAGGCTGAGTATCTTGGTCTGTTTGGGCTGCCagaacaaataccacagactgggaggcttataaacaacagagacgtatttctcacagttctggaggctgaaacccaagatcaggatgccagcatggttAGGTGAGGGCCCTCCACCAGGTCACAGATTTCTCTTtatggcagaaggggcaagggagctctctcAGGCTTCTTTTGTacgggcactaatcccattcatgagggctttgccctcatgacctaatcacctcccaaagtccccacctccaaacaccatcacctTGGTCATTAAGTTTTCAGCATGaattttggggaggacacaaacattccgACCACAGCACTGGGTAAGGAAGATCTGCCTTAGCCTAGTGATTTATAGGTTTTGCCTCAGAGGGGATTCCCAAACGCTCATAAGAATACTAGGTCTACACTGTACTGCTTAGCTCCACCCACCCGACCCTACCTTAGCCCCATCCCGACTCTCCGCACTTTACCTAGCATAATCAGGCTCCAAATCAATAGCAAGCTCTGAGACCTCTCTAATGCGTCTAACACTTGCTATCTTGCTGCCTGAAACGCTCTCCCTGGTACTACCATGTCCCACAAACTCCTTCTCATCCTCCAAGACTTAGCTCAAACGTAACTTCCCCTATTAGACCAATTAATGCTCTGCAAATGTGCCAATCCCAGGAAAGGAGTGTCCATCCATATAAGGAGCCTTTTCCACCTGCACTCATCCTATCTGTCAATATCTTGATTCCAGTAGGCCACACAAAATCCAGGAGTCAGGGAGGAGCAAGAGAGTGGTGAAGGACATCTCATCCTCACTGGGTTCTCCCTCCCGCCCTCTGTCATGGGCATTGTGATCTGACCCCTGAGATCCCAAGAATCGAGAATCAGATGTGAGTGGCTAAGAGAGATCCCTGTCACGTTCTTGGTTAGCATGGAGAATAGAGACTCAGAGAATCAAACAGCCCCATTTGCCAAGTACTTAGAGAAAGTCCGCTCTCGTTTCAGACCAGAAGGAACTGGTGCCCACTAGGCTTCCCCCGATTACCTTAGAAGATGGGAATTATTCCGTGCACCAGAATAGCCATCAAAGGTACCATGAAGCTGTACGGAAGGTGTTGTTAAAGACATGTAAGTATCCTGGAGTGGGCACCTTGCTAGGGGCAAAGTAGATATGTCTGAGTTCCTAAAGAACGGCTGGGATGAGGTGGGGCATGGTTATAGGGCAGGAAATAAAAGCCAAGAAGGGACTGAGAAGATAAGGGACAAAGTGGACCTGGGTGGTGGAGtgaacaagataaaataaaaattgaatcagACATGGAAGCAGAAGATTAGGTTTGAGTCCTAGTTCTGCCTCTTTTAAATGTCTCACATAGAGTGGTCACTTACCTTTATTAACCTGCTTTCTcattaattacaaaacaaaacaagaaacagaaaatgcctGCTTTACCAATCTTACAGAATTGCTGTGAGGATCAAACCAAAAATGAGACAATTTAGGAAAATACTTGTGTATTATTCTGTGCTATGCGTGTGAGGAGTTATGGTAAGACTGAGCACTAGCTTTGGAATTTGAACTGAGGTTAAACTCCAAacaagttgtgtgaccttgggcaagttcctttaaccatttaacttctctggaccatctaaaaatggaaataatactcTAGCATTGTGCAAAAGttagagaaactttaaaaagtatctaGGACAAACTATGAATACATGCGATAACTTGTAGGAATTTCCAGGGAATAATGCTATACAAAGAAAGCCAATCCCAAAAAGATCACATTCtgtatgatgccatttatataacattcttttttttctttttctttaatttattggggtgacaattgttagtaaaattatatagatttcaggtgcacaattctgtattacatcatctataaatcccattgtgtgttcaccacccagagtcagttctccttccatcaccatatatttgattacataacattcttaaaatgacaaaattatacagAACAGATTGATTACCAAGGGCAGGCCGGGGGCTCAGGGTATGGGTATAAAAGGGCAACTCCAGCATCCTGTagtgatggaactgttctataAGAACCTGTTAATAACATGGCTATAATGGTTGTAACATGGAACTGTAGTTTTGTAAGGTGTTACCATTGGGGATACATGGGTGAAGGGTACACAGAACCTCTGTGTATCATTTCTTACGACTGTACGTGAATCTATAGTTATcacaaaattaaagtttaattaaaaaaaactacgatgctttcagaaattaaagacataagCATGAAGGAGTATCTAAGAGTTATTTCTAATAGCAAAGCTTTTAAAAGATTGTCAATTAATAGGAAAATAAGTCAAAATGTAACGTCTACTCAATGAtatattatggatttttttttaaataatgattacaAAGACTATATAACCAGACTATTAGGATATAACtctaagttttcaaaatatacaagtttTATACACTGGTGTAATTAGATTCATCCAAATAGATTTATCCAAATAAAGagtgaaaatacaaagaaaaaaacacatctaAACAGGTCtgacattatttcaaaattttaagcaCACCTAATACATTTAGAACATGATTGGCATTTGATAAATGATATCTATTAGCAGTATGTAAACTTGAGCTGATAGCATTGCTAAATTTCAGAGATTTACCTGGTATGAACAAAGGAAGGAACTACttcagaaaggagggaagagaatgagGATGGTTAAGCCCCAGGGGCGGGGGAGGAAATGAACGTGTGGACCCATCTTGTATATTTCCCCAGTGGGTTGACCACTTGTTTTTCCACTGTTCTAGCACTTGGGGAAAGCTCTCTTAGAGATGGGCTTAGTAGCCTTAGGAGGAAGAGCCAAGACTGATTCAACTGACCATGAAGGGTGTGAAATGCTGGAATCCGGAAATAAAGCTGGGTGTGGTGACCAAATTCCTAGGAATTCCCAGCACCTGGTCAGGCCCagttgctaccgtgtttccctgaaaataaaacggggtcttatattaatttttgctccaaaagacgcattagggcttatgttcaggggatatcatcctgaaaaaatcatgctagggcttattttccggttaggtcttattttccgggaaactcGGTAGGTTGGGCTTGTGCTGCCCTGAGGCACAAAAGGGAGCAGAGAACTCAAAGAAATTGGCTAACCTGCCCTTCCCCAAACCATTCAGTCCCCAATCAGGTCTTCAGAGTCCCCTTGACTGAAGCTCAGAACGTCAGCTTCTGGAGGTCCCACGATCCAGGAGTGCGCCCAGAGGAAACCATGCCATGGATCCGCAGCCCTCGCCACTGCCTCATTAAAAGCCCGATGACCAGGTTAGGCTGGGAGGAGTGAGGTGGGGAGACCAAGGGAagtactcccccacccccctcccttaAACCCTCAGAGACCATTTCACTCTACTCAGAATTAGGGAATGGAAGAGGTGGTTTTGGTCTTACCAGGGAAAGCTGGCCCCAGAATCTGGGCAGTGGTGGCATCAAAGGAGTTaaagatttgtgtgtgtttgtgtttcgcCTTATGGACGTGACTTCTGAGCAGCACAAGAGTTGCCAGCATTCCTGTGGGAGTCCTGTGCTCCCTCCATCgctgcctccccacccctccagccaCCATCCATTGGCAGCAGGCCTACTTGCCATCACTACCCCTGCCCATTCTTCCCTGCGGCAGTCTTGGGAGCTTTGTTTAAGGGCCCCCCCACCActaccccctacccccacccccccatacacatTCCAGCCTGGCCTGGCTGAATCTGAGACCCTCTTTTCCAGGTTTATGGATCACTCTATTCTCAATGATAGAAACTTCAGTCTGTATTGAACAGGATGTTTGCAGAATGACAAGAGGGGCTGTGGAAGGAGGGCaaaggaggggaagaggaaggaggcatCCTGGTTCTGACGGCTGACCAATGGGAGGAGGGCATCAAGAAAGCAAAGTAAACAGATTGGACTAGAAGTCACTTGTATGCACtgaaaggagggggagggaaatcGTCCCAATGCCCAGATTCCTATGAGATCAGGTGGGTGAGCGAGTCTCGAAAGAGCCAGAACTTGGTGTTTGGTTTGGGAGGGGCCAGGACACTGGAATAACCATCACAGTAGGTCCTGCCTTCATCTGAGGAAGGGGTTTGAGTAACATATCTGGAAAGACACACTGGTCCTCATGGTGCTGAACGGCCCAGAGTAGTCATGCTGTCTGAAGACAGTGCAGCTTCCCCTTGACAGGGAGAAAACCAGGGGAAGCCCTCTGCCCACAGACGAGAGGTCTACAGAGCCTGCGGCGTGGGCAGGAGTCTGCCTCCTACACCAACCCAGGTCCCAGAACAGCTGCAGAGAACAGGGAATTTTACAAAGAGtttgatttttattgatatttaaatatattaaatatttcactgaaaTACATGGTACATCACCCTGCCCCCCTCCCACAGTGGTTACATTATAAAACCGAAGTCCATGGCCCTCCCATCCACTGACTCCCCCACCAACTGGTGAGGAAGGGGGCAATGGAAGCCCAGGCGAAGGGCATGGCTGGCACTGTGGTATGGGGAGCCAAGGTCTGGACAGGCCCTTCCCACCTGGCAAAAAGCAGAGACAGGTCACCCAAGAATGAGGTCTTCTCACTCTGGTTTCCTTATACCCTCACCTCCAACCCCATGGCTCCAAGCAGTCCCTTCCTATCCAGGGATatggctgggggaagggaagctgattttctgtctggaccAATTAGtcttttcccctcctcctgccttgGCTAATGAAGTGCCTAACGGCCTATTTGGTTGATGCATGAAGATCCTGCAAGGCAGGCAGTTTGAGCCAGGAGCTAGAGTCAGAGGGCACGAGGAAGAGCAAGAGTGCCACTTGCCCCTTCTACTCCCAAATCCAGCAATTCCGGGACGCTCTCTCCTTTGCCTTTCTAATCACCTCCAAGACAAAGCAATCTTCAAGCAAAATTCAAGCTAATGCCTCTGATTTAATTAGgtacagatggagaaaccaaggcaCCAACTAATACAAGCCAGAGGCAAGGAGGTTGCAGGGAAAGGGATAAAAGGAAGGCAGGGTTAGGAAGGGAATGTAGAGTCCAGCCTCCTAACCCTCCTGCAAACCCTTGCAGGCTTCACAGGGATTGGGGAGCCAGGAACATGCTAGACTCAGGCTTAAGGCTGGGGCAGGCCAAGTTTCGGGttcccctgccccatcccctaGTACCAGTATCTGGGTCCTCAGAGGGATCCCATGCCACCCCAGTCCCAAAGCATACCATGTTCCAGGACACCAGCTGGGGAACCCAGGAAATTCCTGAGCATCTGCCCACCAAACCCCAGGCAGTTCGGTCTTGGTCCCTGCCCCAGGCAAGGACATTCATGCTGCACACATGGCCCCCAAATGGCACTTAGGGATTTGGCACAAAAAGGACTCCTCTCCCCAGAACGCCCCCTTCTCCTGCTACCAcaccccacctccctcctgtGCAAACTGGGCATCTCTCTCCATCCCTCGGAACTGGAAAGCCTGCCTTATTCCCAGAAGACAGAGGCGCACAGGAGAGAGGCAGCCCGGGGTGGATAGCTGAGCAGCAGGAGCCCACGGACACACACAGCTCTGGAAAACAGACACGCACACAAAGACAGACACGCATGCAcattacacagacacacaggccctCCCCAGTGCCCAAGGCCTGAGAGGACAGGTTTGGATCAGGGATATCTTCCTTCATGCCCTGGCCCTTTTCCAATTTGGCAACAGAAGGGGTGGAGATGCTGTATGCCCCCTCGCCAGCTGACAGCAAGAGAGCCCTGGAGCAGAGTGCCCTGGTCCCGACTGTTGGCCCCACCCCACTCCCGGGCCAGCGACTCTCTTTGGCATGTGCAGGTGAACTTCCAGCTCCTGATCGGACAACCCCACACAAATGCTTGCTCTCCGGCTGGGCATTTTCACAGTACCAGTGAGGCCACACAcctcttttcctggagctttgcaGGAACTGGGGCTAAATCTGAGCTGACAGAAGTCCCTTTGTTCCCCTTTGGGGACAGATCTTGGGACTAGGATTTGGCAAATGGAAACATTCCCCTGAAATGTGGACAAAGCCAGGTCCCAGAGCGTCTCCCTCCTCTATCTGCCCAGTGCCTACGAGGGAGACCTGGCTCAGGAAGAGGGGTCCCCAGGACCGTGCTGGGCTGCAGGCATAGGAAAGGCAAGCATGGAATAGGCACTCCTCATGCCTGCCCAGTCTTTGTACAAAATATTcccagaaaaaagggaagaagggccCAGCCCTGAGCCTGTTGCCCAGACAGGGAAAGGGTAGGCATGGCAAGCTGCCATTTTCATCTCTCAGGCAGGAGGGCTCCCACTGCCTCTGCCGCTGCCCCCTCCCCTGTTCCCAAAAgctggaagaaaggagagggaacagGTCTGTCCCAATTTAAAAAGAGAGTCACTTGCAAAATCCTCTTGGTATCCCCTCGTTCTCCAGCCTGAGGGCAGACGAGCATGGTCCAAGCCCAGCCTGCTGGGATGTTCCTTTTTGTGGTCAGCAGGGTCTGGAGGCTCAGGGCCCAGTGCCGCAGCTCCATCCAGGGAGTG contains:
- the TEX49 gene encoding testis-expressed protein 49 is translated as MAFFNLYLLGYQNSFRHKKRDTTEEANQKELVPTRLPPITLEDGNYSVHQNSHQRYHEAVRKVLLKTFPNQVFRVPLTEAQNVSFWRSHDPGVRPEETMPWIRSPRHCLIKSPMTRFMDHSILNDRNFSLY